The Paenibacillus sp. FSL W8-0426 region TGCCGTCATAACCCCTCTGTGAATACTCCTCATCTTGACCATTAACAATGTGAACTCTCCTTTCCCTCTCCTAAAATAATTGTGACAAGTTAATTTTGTTGTACAAGGTGTTAAAATTTAAACATAACTAAAAAAGTTTCCCTTGAGCAAATTTTAAGCGATGCCAAGCAAAAAGGCAAGGGATATTTTCCCTTGCCTTTCCTATACAAACTTATGTTTGCCCGAGCATTCCCGGCGCTTTCCTTTGTATTATCGATATATCTGTGTCCGTGTCTGAAACCGTTCATGCAAAAGGAATCCGAAGCGATGGGTGATCCGGCAAAATGGCTGAAATCAACGCTTTCACCGCCGGATGATCGCTAAGAAACACGGATTCCGGTTCGTCGCTGTAATGCACGATCCTGCCTTGCTCCATAACGGCAATCCGGTCACAGATCGACATGGCCGCCTGGATATCGTGCGTTATGAACAAATACGATAATCCATGCTTCGCCTTTAACTCGGCCAGCAAATCCAAAATGTGCACCTGATGCACCCGATCCAAGCTGCTAACGCATTCATCAAGCACTATCAGTTTGGGCTTAAGGGCAATCGCCCGCGCAATATTGACGCGCTGCAGCTGCCCGCCGCTGAATTGTTCCGGCCGCTTGGCTCCATCTTCCGCGCGAAGACCCACTTGTTCGAGCAATTCCCCGATGCGGTGCTCCATCTCCGCCGGAGATAGACGCTCATAATTCCGAAGCGGCTCGCCGATGATCTGCGCCGCCGTCATCATCGGGTTTACAGCCGAGTAACAATCCTGGAACACAACCTGCAGATCGCGCCTTACGCTTTTGGGCATGCCCCCGTTTGCCTCATAAAGATGGCATCCTTCAAACCGTACCTGTCCTTTGCTGGGCCTTTGCAGTCCAAGGATGATTTTTCCAAGCGTACTCTTTCCTGCCCCGCTCCCCCCCAGCAATCCCAGACAACAACCCTTCTCAAGCTCGATCGAGATGTCTTCAAGAACGGGAGGGCGCGTATCTGTACGATTCCACCAGCTTCTTTTCCCATAACTATGGCTCACGCCGAGCACCTGAAGCACATTAAGCATCCTTTCTTGCACGGAGACGAGCTTGAAGTAGCATCCGAGTATACTCGTGCTGCGGCCGATCGAACAGTTCGTGCACGCCGGCCTGCTCCACGACTTCTCCCTTTTTCATGACGGCGACCTCATCCGCGAGTTGGCAGATCACGCCCAAATCGTGAGAAATCAACAAAATGGACGTCCCCTTCTCCCTGCGAAGCCGTTCCAATTCCCGAAGCACTTGAAGCTGATTGACGACATCGAGCGCCGTGGTCGGCTCGTCCGCAATGAGCAAGGAAGGCTGCAAACACATGGAAATGGCGATCATGACCCGCTGCAGCATGCCTCCGCTCAATTGATGAGGATAACATTTCATGATTCTGCCCGGGTCAGGAAGGTTCATGTCTGCAAGGGCAGCCACTGCCTGTTCTTTGGCTTGAGATTTCGATATCTTCGAGTGGGTGCGCAGCGTTTCAATAAATTGGGACCCGATCGTATATACGGGCGTAAAAGCATTCATCGGATTTTGCATGATAAACCCGATGTCCTTGCCTCGAATACGCCGCATATCTTCGGCTCGCAATGCAGACAACTCACGACCGTTTAACCGCACGCTTCCCTCTACCCGCATGTTTTGCGGGTTCAACAACCGGAGGATGGCGTGGCACGTCATCGATTTTCCGCTGCCGCTCTCTCCGACGAGTCCCAACACTTGCCCTTTCCCAAGCGTCAAATCCAGCGGCTTTAACAGCGGAACGGTTTCTTTTCCAATATGCAGTTCGACTTGCAGCCCCCGGACCTCAAGCACGTTGGGATGATGCACTGTATCGTTCCCCCTGTCCAAATCTGTGTAGAACAACTAACGTTTCGCAATGC contains the following coding sequences:
- the nikE gene encoding nickel import ATP-binding protein NikE, whose product is MLQVLGVSHSYGKRSWWNRTDTRPPVLEDISIELEKGCCLGLLGGSGAGKSTLGKIILGLQRPSKGQVRFEGCHLYEANGGMPKSVRRDLQVVFQDCYSAVNPMMTAAQIIGEPLRNYERLSPAEMEHRIGELLEQVGLRAEDGAKRPEQFSGGQLQRVNIARAIALKPKLIVLDECVSSLDRVHQVHILDLLAELKAKHGLSYLFITHDIQAAMSICDRIAVMEQGRIVHYSDEPESVFLSDHPAVKALISAILPDHPSLRIPFA
- the nikD gene encoding nickel import ATP-binding protein NikD, which encodes MHHPNVLEVRGLQVELHIGKETVPLLKPLDLTLGKGQVLGLVGESGSGKSMTCHAILRLLNPQNMRVEGSVRLNGRELSALRAEDMRRIRGKDIGFIMQNPMNAFTPVYTIGSQFIETLRTHSKISKSQAKEQAVAALADMNLPDPGRIMKCYPHQLSGGMLQRVMIAISMCLQPSLLIADEPTTALDVVNQLQVLRELERLRREKGTSILLISHDLGVICQLADEVAVMKKGEVVEQAGVHELFDRPQHEYTRMLLQARLRARKDA